The Congregibacter litoralis KT71 genome contains a region encoding:
- a CDS encoding TonB-dependent receptor: protein MNRRHLTEESTGRTSRISPFHRPNILALATISALTCLSERAHAQNRLEEIVVTASRRDSTIQDTPYNISALSGDQITRSGVNDFGDLLRLVPGAAFLDQGARVGGNNPNIILRGINANAMIGSFDFPNVAVAPVSVYLNETPVFFPIMLKDLERVEVLRGPQGTLYGSGSVGGTLKLLTRRPETDQFTAEIRGGAYGTSSSDEGSYEASTTINAPLGDNLALRVNLATESVGGFIDAANRYRLDDSGAAVPADPSDPVNSLPVVDTVEDISDTSTDSARFALRYQPTDKIDAVISYIYQRDESDGRQIQNPFVGSRKDYVEYHATPEPYSRDVDLVSLEVDVDFGFATMTSATSYYENESDQSVDYSDFWVATTEAYYYSAFPRVISPERSITNDTGFIQELRIRSNSDGKFDWLIGGFYSDIESDVLSLYTLPGAAAWNELPRAAGDPPPYAFANNVDLNTLFDRSLTIQDIAIFGELTYHITDNWQVTVGARAFETDFEQDLVEALPHCGYYCASDGVDPNGSIFLNVNESESDQVFKANTSYNFSDNLMIYGTVVEGYRRGGANIALLNHPFFPDPPELLTFKPDLADNYEVGVKGIVNEAIQYTVAAFYIDWQDPQIDSFTPFGNPAVVNAEGARTQGLEVEMSGRLSDSLRFNLGYSYTSAELTEDFDAPDGSQGKSGDALPGVPEHTASVALDYVHSLASDSLSDVSFHLNGYYRSATDSSFEGIRFFPIDAFSIWNASATFNSKDQRWALTAFVDNISNELGITGGIPETRNGPIGQFYFVTRPRSFGLRATYRFE, encoded by the coding sequence ATGAATAGACGTCATCTGACTGAAGAAAGCACGGGTCGCACTAGCCGCATCTCTCCATTTCATCGACCGAATATCTTGGCACTAGCCACAATCAGCGCCCTCACTTGCCTGTCTGAGCGTGCGCACGCTCAGAACCGTCTTGAAGAAATAGTGGTGACCGCATCACGGCGAGATAGCACCATCCAAGATACTCCCTACAACATTTCCGCACTATCTGGAGATCAGATAACCCGCTCAGGGGTTAATGACTTTGGCGATCTGCTGCGCCTTGTACCCGGCGCTGCATTCTTGGACCAAGGCGCACGTGTTGGTGGCAATAATCCCAACATCATATTACGAGGGATCAACGCGAATGCCATGATCGGATCGTTCGACTTTCCCAACGTGGCCGTCGCGCCTGTTTCGGTATACCTCAACGAAACTCCGGTGTTTTTCCCGATCATGCTCAAAGACCTCGAGCGCGTAGAAGTACTCCGCGGCCCGCAAGGCACGCTTTATGGATCTGGATCGGTCGGCGGCACGCTAAAACTGCTCACCCGCCGGCCGGAGACCGATCAATTTACCGCAGAGATTCGCGGGGGGGCATACGGCACGAGTTCGTCTGACGAAGGGAGCTACGAGGCGAGCACCACGATTAACGCGCCTCTAGGCGACAATTTGGCGCTGCGTGTCAATCTTGCTACCGAAAGCGTGGGCGGCTTCATTGACGCGGCCAATCGCTATCGTCTCGACGATTCCGGAGCCGCAGTGCCTGCTGACCCCAGTGACCCGGTGAACTCGCTGCCTGTAGTGGATACGGTAGAGGATATTAGCGATACAAGCACAGACAGCGCGCGATTTGCGCTCAGATATCAACCAACCGATAAGATTGATGCAGTAATCAGCTATATCTATCAACGAGACGAATCTGACGGTCGGCAAATTCAGAACCCATTTGTTGGTAGTCGAAAAGACTATGTCGAGTATCACGCGACCCCTGAGCCCTATTCCAGAGACGTGGACCTGGTATCGCTTGAGGTTGACGTTGACTTTGGTTTTGCCACCATGACGTCTGCAACGTCGTACTATGAAAATGAGTCCGACCAAAGCGTTGATTACTCTGATTTTTGGGTCGCTACCACTGAGGCCTACTACTACTCGGCTTTCCCTAGAGTGATATCGCCGGAGCGAAGCATCACAAACGATACCGGGTTCATTCAGGAGTTAAGAATAAGGTCAAATAGTGACGGTAAGTTTGACTGGCTCATTGGTGGTTTCTATTCCGATATTGAAAGCGATGTGTTGTCCCTCTATACACTGCCAGGGGCAGCGGCATGGAATGAACTGCCAAGGGCAGCGGGAGATCCCCCACCTTATGCGTTTGCAAACAATGTGGATTTGAACACGCTGTTTGATCGATCTCTGACGATTCAGGATATCGCTATTTTCGGCGAGCTGACTTACCACATTACTGACAACTGGCAAGTCACTGTAGGTGCGAGAGCGTTCGAAACGGACTTTGAACAAGATCTCGTCGAAGCGTTGCCCCACTGTGGCTACTATTGCGCCTCGGATGGCGTAGACCCGAATGGTTCAATATTTCTCAATGTCAACGAATCAGAGAGTGACCAAGTCTTCAAGGCTAATACCTCTTATAACTTTTCCGATAACTTGATGATCTACGGCACGGTTGTAGAGGGATACCGCAGAGGAGGAGCGAATATTGCGTTGCTCAACCATCCGTTCTTTCCTGACCCACCGGAATTGCTGACCTTTAAGCCAGACCTTGCGGACAACTACGAAGTTGGGGTTAAGGGGATTGTCAACGAAGCGATTCAATACACGGTGGCAGCTTTTTATATTGACTGGCAGGACCCTCAAATTGACTCGTTTACGCCTTTTGGAAACCCCGCGGTAGTGAACGCGGAGGGTGCACGAACGCAGGGGCTCGAAGTCGAAATGTCGGGGCGCCTCTCGGACAGTCTTCGATTCAACCTGGGATACAGTTACACCAGTGCCGAACTGACCGAGGATTTCGACGCACCCGACGGGAGTCAAGGAAAGTCCGGCGACGCCTTACCCGGCGTGCCGGAGCATACGGCTAGCGTGGCGCTCGACTATGTTCATTCGCTCGCATCGGATAGCCTCTCAGACGTTTCGTTCCACTTAAATGGATATTATAGAAGCGCAACCGATTCCAGCTTTGAAGGCATTCGCTTCTTCCCCATCGACGCGTTTTCAATATGGAACGCATCGGCAACATTCAATAGTAAAGATCAACGGTGGGCGTTAACGGCGTTCGTGGACAACATATCGAATGAGCTAGGCATCACGGGAGGTATTCCTGAGACCCGAAATGGTCCGATCGGTCAGTTTTACTTCGTCACTCGGCCTCGTAGTTTTGGGCTAAGAGCCACCTATCGGTTTGAGTAG
- a CDS encoding TetR/AcrR family transcriptional regulator produces the protein MSAGRRDGPDLRLDQRRSPIQARSQRRTQQILQVTAMLLARHGIEGLTTSMIAQEMQMSVGALYHYFPNKHSILSVLATGWLEDMTFVLDDVLSKQTGEMSIERLTENILEGMHDVYRKQEAVLPLAQGLSAIPELRHLDAEHDNLIISKMIEMLRRAGFTSTKNELNRVARVFLELTHSLLIVAVDQDPIRSSRTMTDMKIMVSALLKKHEAETAAETRNVEAP, from the coding sequence GTGTCCGCAGGTAGACGCGACGGCCCAGATCTGCGTCTTGATCAACGCAGGTCGCCAATACAAGCGCGATCTCAAAGACGAACTCAGCAGATCCTGCAGGTCACTGCCATGTTGCTGGCCCGCCACGGTATCGAAGGGTTAACAACATCAATGATCGCGCAAGAAATGCAGATGTCGGTCGGAGCGCTCTATCATTATTTCCCGAATAAGCACTCTATATTGAGCGTTCTCGCTACTGGCTGGCTTGAAGACATGACGTTTGTCCTGGACGACGTGTTGAGCAAACAAACTGGGGAAATGTCAATTGAACGCCTTACTGAGAATATTCTCGAAGGTATGCACGATGTCTATCGAAAACAGGAAGCGGTTTTGCCTCTCGCTCAAGGTTTATCAGCTATTCCTGAGCTACGTCATCTTGATGCAGAGCACGACAACCTCATCATCTCAAAAATGATCGAGATGCTCCGTCGAGCTGGGTTCACTTCGACGAAGAACGAGCTTAACCGGGTCGCTCGGGTATTTCTCGAGCTTACACACTCGCTGCTGATTGTTGCTGTAGACCAGGACCCCATCCGATCGTCCCGCACGATGACGGATATGAAAATAATGGTCAGCGCCTTGCTTAAAAAACACGAGGCTGAAACTGCTGCTGAAACGCGGAATGTTGAAGCGCCCTGA
- a CDS encoding PepSY domain-containing protein: MSKSKHFYVRKAHRWISVFVGVQLLMWTASGLYFSWTDIDEIHGDQFLSPALQTTTLRALMMQDSEFQVSELAVRFIDDRPYLWVNRSRLIDPESGEVKAGVSREEAERIARRHINNEYDVVSTTRLTEVGKHHEYRGRPLPAWAITFEGRTDLTAYVAERDGSFQSVRHQSWRIFDFLWMLHTMDYKGRDDFNNLLLRAFSLFGLFIVASGFTLFFVSRRRTRRTAARPPAE, translated from the coding sequence ATGAGTAAGAGTAAGCACTTCTACGTGCGTAAAGCGCATCGGTGGATAAGCGTTTTCGTTGGCGTCCAGCTACTAATGTGGACAGCAAGCGGCCTCTACTTCAGCTGGACAGATATCGACGAAATACACGGTGATCAGTTCCTGTCTCCAGCATTACAAACCACTACGCTTCGAGCTCTGATGATGCAGGACTCGGAATTTCAGGTATCGGAGTTGGCGGTCAGATTCATCGACGATCGTCCCTACCTTTGGGTGAACAGAAGCAGGCTCATAGATCCAGAAAGTGGTGAAGTGAAGGCAGGCGTCTCAAGAGAAGAGGCCGAACGAATCGCTAGGCGACATATCAACAACGAGTACGACGTGGTCTCGACCACCCGACTAACCGAGGTGGGCAAACATCACGAGTATAGAGGACGGCCACTTCCGGCCTGGGCGATTACCTTTGAAGGCCGGACGGATTTGACGGCTTACGTTGCCGAGCGTGATGGCAGCTTCCAGAGCGTGAGGCATCAGTCCTGGCGCATCTTCGATTTTCTTTGGATGCTCCATACGATGGACTACAAAGGTCGCGACGACTTCAACAACCTGTTACTGCGGGCATTCTCGCTATTCGGGCTGTTCATTGTGGCGTCCGGCTTCACACTGTTCTTCGTTTCACGCAGGAGGACGCGTCGCACAGCCGCACGGCCTCCGGCAGAATAG
- a CDS encoding copper-binding protein — protein MKDIKPIVINLLIIALAGCGGAKDPASSQVVDVQTSSGMAKQMMDHGEHAMEESMGHATGVIRSFGEQSNTLTIDHGPFKGGIEMGAMTMRYDVSEGVDVSAFTENAEVAFMVKHGSDGSYRITALCNIKTDGANCLDDNIDK, from the coding sequence ATGAAAGACATCAAACCTATTGTGATCAACCTGCTGATAATAGCCCTCGCTGGCTGCGGCGGCGCCAAAGACCCGGCTTCTTCACAAGTCGTCGATGTTCAAACATCGAGCGGTATGGCTAAACAAATGATGGATCACGGTGAACACGCAATGGAAGAGTCCATGGGGCATGCCACTGGCGTAATTCGCTCTTTTGGGGAACAGAGCAACACGTTGACTATCGATCATGGGCCTTTCAAGGGTGGCATTGAGATGGGCGCGATGACAATGCGATATGACGTATCAGAAGGCGTAGATGTCTCGGCGTTCACCGAAAATGCCGAAGTTGCGTTCATGGTCAAGCACGGCAGTGATGGGTCGTACCGAATTACGGCGCTCTGCAATATCAAAACTGATGGAGCCAATTGCCTTGATGACAACATTGACAAGTAA
- a CDS encoding tetratricopeptide repeat-containing sulfotransferase family protein, producing the protein MSREFGNSPSFSVLLEEASRDLQCGHLSKAKALAERLDNRFPQQLDVLRLLAAISSRSGRFKDAVGYVDRALILDPNSAGLLAHKASSLASLRLFREARDAADHAQYRDLDDSHVLSTLGSVYTKCNALDAALNCFRRAVALAPEVDGHQYNLGTALRFSGEFAAAEKCFDLAIELNPRDYEAYYARSGLRVHSADSNHIREIENALAACTHPWRGEVLLRYALAKELEDMRHWKASFNQLARGARLREVNTRYDVANDVAKMAKLRAGFAPGVVTGSGEGAPSREPFFLLGLPRSGSTLVERILASHSHVTSAGELQNFAIEMMRLVHKRLGTTKAPIDSIVAESLRINCDVLGQAYLDSTRHITGATPHFIDKMPQNFLYIGLIHAALPNAKIIHIKRNAMDACYAMFKTLFKGAYPFSYSLNDLGEYYVAYSKLMEHWERCFPGKIYTVHYEDLVKDQSKSIRGILEFCELPWEDECLTFHQLDKPATTASAVEVRRPIYKSSVHKWEKFRKQLAPLESYLREHRCVH; encoded by the coding sequence TTGAGTAGGGAATTTGGAAATAGTCCAAGCTTCAGTGTTTTGCTGGAGGAAGCTAGCCGCGATCTACAATGCGGGCACCTTTCGAAAGCAAAAGCCCTGGCTGAACGCCTAGACAACAGGTTTCCACAGCAGCTTGACGTGTTACGGCTACTAGCGGCTATCTCCTCGAGATCAGGACGATTCAAAGACGCTGTTGGCTATGTAGATCGCGCCTTGATTCTTGATCCAAACAGTGCAGGTCTCTTGGCTCACAAGGCTAGCAGCCTAGCATCGCTCAGGCTCTTTCGAGAGGCTCGAGACGCCGCCGATCACGCGCAGTATCGTGATCTTGATGACTCTCACGTTTTGTCCACACTGGGATCTGTATATACCAAGTGTAATGCGTTAGATGCTGCGCTGAACTGCTTCAGGCGAGCTGTCGCTCTAGCACCCGAAGTCGACGGACACCAGTACAACTTGGGGACAGCATTGCGTTTTTCCGGAGAATTCGCCGCGGCAGAAAAGTGTTTCGATCTCGCAATCGAACTTAATCCAAGAGACTATGAAGCGTATTACGCTCGAAGCGGTCTGCGCGTACATTCTGCTGATAGCAACCACATTCGAGAAATTGAAAATGCGCTTGCAGCATGCACACATCCCTGGAGAGGAGAGGTACTCCTCCGTTACGCGCTCGCAAAAGAGTTGGAAGACATGCGCCACTGGAAAGCATCATTCAATCAGCTAGCGCGTGGAGCACGATTGAGGGAGGTTAATACTCGTTATGACGTTGCTAATGACGTCGCAAAAATGGCAAAACTGAGGGCAGGTTTTGCGCCCGGTGTAGTCACCGGGTCTGGTGAAGGCGCGCCATCCAGGGAACCATTTTTTCTCCTAGGGCTCCCTCGATCCGGGTCGACTCTTGTAGAGCGTATCCTTGCATCTCACAGTCACGTCACCTCGGCAGGCGAATTGCAGAACTTTGCGATAGAGATGATGCGATTAGTCCATAAGCGCTTGGGCACAACAAAAGCTCCTATAGATTCGATTGTTGCGGAGTCTCTAAGAATTAATTGTGATGTGCTCGGGCAGGCATACCTAGACAGCACCCGTCATATTACCGGGGCAACGCCACATTTCATCGATAAGATGCCACAAAATTTTCTATATATTGGCCTAATTCATGCAGCGCTCCCTAACGCGAAGATCATTCATATAAAACGAAACGCAATGGATGCTTGTTATGCAATGTTTAAAACGCTTTTTAAAGGAGCCTATCCATTTTCCTACAGCCTCAACGATCTCGGCGAGTATTACGTTGCCTACTCTAAACTCATGGAACATTGGGAACGTTGCTTTCCTGGTAAAATCTATACGGTGCACTATGAAGACCTTGTCAAAGATCAGAGCAAGAGCATCCGAGGTATATTGGAGTTCTGCGAACTTCCATGGGAGGACGAATGCCTCACGTTTCACCAACTCGACAAACCTGCAACAACTGCTAGCGCTGTCGAGGTTCGAAGGCCGATTTATAAATCCTCCGTGCACAAATGGGAAAAGTTTAGAAAGCAACTCGCTCCACTGGAGAGCTATCTACGAGAGCATCGGTGTGTTCATTAG
- a CDS encoding YybH family protein has translation MFYVNEYHNFRMPRLAVYSCTFVILTVLVFSTAEVIAHEERGADTDSESLFVGMELEAAGVVKAFHAALNEGSSDSVLMALDSHVSIFEGGGVDRTAIEYVSGHMIADFEFMSGVDSSVLEHRVYESEEMAFSVTRTKYVGAYEGEPVNYTGVETLVLKKKDGIWKINHIHWSE, from the coding sequence ATGTTTTATGTAAATGAATACCATAACTTCCGTATGCCTAGATTGGCAGTTTATTCTTGCACATTCGTAATTTTAACGGTTCTAGTTTTTTCTACCGCCGAGGTTATCGCCCATGAAGAGCGCGGCGCAGATACAGATAGTGAGTCGCTGTTTGTCGGTATGGAGCTAGAAGCAGCTGGGGTAGTAAAGGCGTTTCACGCCGCGCTTAACGAAGGCAGCAGCGATTCCGTTTTGATGGCGCTTGACAGCCACGTCAGTATCTTTGAGGGCGGCGGTGTCGATCGGACCGCAATTGAATATGTGTCTGGGCACATGATCGCTGACTTTGAATTCATGTCTGGGGTTGATTCGAGTGTTCTAGAACATCGAGTCTACGAATCGGAAGAAATGGCATTTTCGGTTACGCGTACTAAATATGTTGGTGCATACGAAGGTGAGCCGGTGAATTACACTGGTGTCGAAACCTTGGTTCTCAAGAAGAAGGACGGTATCTGGAAAATTAATCATATACATTGGTCGGAATAG